The following are encoded together in the Xanthobacter autotrophicus Py2 genome:
- a CDS encoding putative iron-regulated protein (KEGG: mlo:mlr5523 putative iron-regulated protein): MRAHVLGAVVAAVAAFASPAFAEAPKDAPKPRDVIVHYADLAQAMYGSSAATAKDMQKVILSFLDAPSADTLAKARDAWKAARVFYMQTEGFRFGNKAVDKIEGDVNAWPLDEGLIDYVDKKSYGEKSDENPLYTANVISSKSIRIGKKTIDTTKITPELLHSLNTAGGVEANVGSGWHAIEFLLWGQNLHDPKINAGSRPYTDFDLKNCTNANCDRRAEYLKVATATLVADLEDMAALWGPQGAGRTTLLKMKDKPALAVIFTGLGSLSYGELAGERMKLGLILHDTEEAQDCFSNNTHNSHYYDEVGIRDIYYGRYTKPDGTVFSGPSVADLIRAADPKIADEIDQKSDAALAALKKIKDTADSGEIYYDQMLAEGNVKGGQLIQDGVDALVAQAHAIERGVSALKLQIKVEGSASLDNPKAVKKK, encoded by the coding sequence ATGCGCGCGCATGTTCTTGGCGCAGTCGTCGCCGCAGTTGCAGCCTTCGCGAGCCCGGCCTTCGCCGAAGCTCCCAAGGATGCCCCCAAGCCGCGCGATGTGATCGTCCATTATGCCGACCTGGCGCAGGCGATGTACGGGTCCTCCGCCGCCACCGCCAAGGACATGCAGAAGGTCATCCTCTCCTTCCTCGATGCCCCTAGCGCCGACACGCTGGCGAAGGCCCGCGATGCCTGGAAGGCCGCCCGCGTGTTCTACATGCAGACCGAAGGCTTCCGCTTTGGCAACAAGGCGGTGGACAAGATCGAGGGCGACGTGAACGCTTGGCCGCTGGATGAAGGCCTCATCGATTACGTGGACAAGAAGAGCTACGGTGAGAAGTCGGACGAAAATCCGCTCTACACCGCCAATGTGATCAGCTCCAAGTCCATCCGCATCGGCAAGAAGACCATCGACACCACCAAGATCACGCCGGAGCTGCTGCACAGCCTCAACACCGCCGGCGGCGTCGAGGCCAATGTGGGCTCGGGCTGGCACGCCATCGAATTCCTGCTCTGGGGCCAGAACCTGCATGATCCCAAGATCAATGCCGGCAGCCGTCCCTATACGGACTTCGACCTGAAGAATTGCACCAACGCCAATTGCGACCGCCGCGCCGAATATCTGAAGGTCGCCACCGCCACGCTGGTGGCGGACCTCGAAGACATGGCGGCGCTGTGGGGACCGCAGGGCGCCGGCCGCACCACCCTTCTCAAGATGAAGGACAAGCCGGCGCTGGCGGTCATCTTCACCGGCCTCGGCTCGCTGTCCTATGGCGAACTCGCCGGCGAGCGCATGAAGCTGGGCCTGATCCTGCACGACACCGAAGAGGCGCAGGACTGCTTCTCCAACAATACCCACAACTCTCATTATTACGACGAAGTGGGCATCCGCGACATTTATTACGGGCGCTACACCAAGCCTGATGGCACCGTATTCTCCGGCCCCTCGGTGGCGGATCTCATCCGTGCGGCGGACCCCAAGATCGCCGACGAGATCGACCAGAAGTCGGATGCGGCGCTGGCCGCCTTGAAAAAGATCAAGGACACGGCCGATTCCGGTGAGATCTACTACGACCAGATGCTCGCCGAAGGAAACGTGAAGGGTGGCCAGCTGATCCAGGATGGCGTGGATGCCCTCGTCGCCCAGGCCCATGCCATCGAGCGCGGGGTCTCGGCCCTCAAGCTGCAGATCAAGGTGGAAGGCTCGGCCAGTCTCGACAACCCGAAGGCCGTGAAGAAGAAATGA
- a CDS encoding iron permease FTR1 (PFAM: iron permease FTR1~KEGG: bvi:Bcep1808_3073 iron permease FTR1) has protein sequence MIAALLIVFREVLEAGIVTGVVLAASEGIRHRGLWICLGILGGLSGSALLALFADQIASTFDGSGQDILNAAILSIAVVMLVWTVVWMASHGRQMVVEMKNVGRDVKEGRRPLAALAIVVGMAVLREGVEIVLFLYGIATTGDETAGAVALGGLAGLASGAVVSLVLYRGLVAIPLKHMFKVTAIIITLLAAGLAAQVVGILQDSGFIQSLADPLWNTSWLLANDSALGRVLRTLVGYRAEPTGMQLIAYLGTVATIVLLSAVVNGRMSPTASAPRQARA, from the coding sequence ATGATTGCCGCTCTGCTCATCGTCTTCCGCGAAGTGCTGGAGGCGGGCATCGTCACCGGCGTTGTTCTTGCGGCTTCGGAGGGTATCCGACATCGCGGCCTGTGGATCTGCCTCGGCATCCTGGGCGGCCTGTCCGGCTCCGCGCTACTGGCGCTTTTTGCGGACCAGATCGCCTCCACCTTCGACGGTTCGGGCCAGGACATCCTCAACGCCGCCATTCTGTCCATCGCGGTGGTGATGCTGGTGTGGACCGTGGTGTGGATGGCGAGCCACGGCCGGCAGATGGTCGTCGAGATGAAGAATGTGGGCCGCGACGTGAAAGAAGGCCGCCGGCCGCTGGCGGCGCTCGCCATCGTGGTGGGCATGGCGGTGCTGCGCGAGGGCGTGGAGATCGTGCTCTTCCTCTATGGCATCGCCACCACCGGCGACGAGACCGCGGGCGCGGTGGCCCTCGGCGGCCTCGCGGGCCTTGCCAGTGGTGCGGTGGTCTCGCTGGTGCTCTATCGCGGGCTGGTCGCCATTCCGCTCAAGCACATGTTCAAGGTCACGGCCATCATCATCACCCTGCTTGCTGCGGGCCTTGCCGCGCAGGTGGTGGGCATTCTCCAGGATTCCGGCTTCATCCAGTCCCTGGCGGACCCGCTGTGGAACACCAGCTGGCTGCTTGCCAACGACAGCGCCCTGGGGCGTGTGCTGCGGACCCTCGTCGGCTATCGCGCCGAGCCCACGGGCATGCAGTTGATCGCCTATCTCGGGACGGTGGCCACCATCGTCCTGCTGTCGGCAGTGGTGAATGGCCGCATGTCCCCCACCGCCAGCGCCCCCCGCCAGGCGCGGGCCTGA
- a CDS encoding putative transcriptional regulator, ModE family (PFAM: regulatory protein LysR~KEGG: bra:BRADO1762 putative transcriptional regulatory protein, LysR family; putative molybdenum transport regulator, ModE), giving the protein MLFRYDHPPPCRAGRARRDVVTKKVGTRLFLRVDFPDGRRLGPGKIMLLEAIREHRSILSAAKAIGMSYRRAWLLVDELDRMFEQRVIVTFPGRRGAGTEVTAFGERIIALYRAMERQAAKATNASVDELTKALSAEFRPQSHAEPEEPETAAAAGKPAKAI; this is encoded by the coding sequence GTGCTCTTCCGGTATGATCACCCTCCGCCATGCCGCGCCGGGCGCGCGAGGAGGGACGTAGTGACAAAAAAGGTCGGTACCCGCCTGTTTCTGCGTGTGGATTTTCCCGACGGTCGCCGCCTTGGTCCTGGCAAGATCATGCTGCTGGAGGCGATCCGCGAGCATCGCTCCATCCTCTCCGCCGCCAAGGCGATCGGCATGAGCTACCGCCGGGCCTGGCTCCTGGTGGATGAGCTGGACCGGATGTTCGAGCAGCGGGTGATCGTGACCTTTCCCGGCCGCCGCGGCGCCGGTACGGAAGTGACCGCCTTCGGCGAGCGCATCATCGCCCTTTATCGTGCCATGGAGCGTCAGGCGGCTAAGGCGACCAACGCCTCCGTGGACGAGCTTACGAAGGCGCTTTCGGCGGAGTTCCGCCCGCAATCACACGCAGAGCCGGAGGAGCCGGAGACGGCTGCCGCGGCTGGGAAACCGGCGAAGGCGATCTGA
- a CDS encoding molybdate ABC transporter, inner membrane subunit (TIGRFAM: molybdate ABC transporter, inner membrane subunit~PFAM: binding-protein-dependent transport systems inner membrane component~KEGG: mag:amb3404 ABC-type molybdate transport system, permease component), whose protein sequence is MLTPEEWTAVRLSLEVAFWATIWSLPPAILIGWVLARFDFPGKGVFDGIVHLPLVLPKVVVGYLLLITLGNRGYLGQYLHDWFGISLIFSTAGATVAAAVVSFPLTVNAIRLAIGGIDQGIETAARTLGATKLDAFFTVTLPLMMPGVLSGCLISLASALGEFGATITFVSNVEGQTRTIPLAIYSATHMPDGDAMALRLTVVSVILALGALVLAELADRRIKLALGQI, encoded by the coding sequence ATGCTTACCCCTGAAGAATGGACGGCCGTCAGGCTCAGCCTGGAGGTCGCCTTCTGGGCCACCATCTGGAGCCTGCCACCCGCAATCCTCATCGGCTGGGTGCTGGCGCGCTTCGACTTTCCAGGCAAGGGCGTCTTCGACGGCATCGTCCACCTGCCCCTGGTGCTGCCCAAGGTGGTGGTCGGCTATCTGCTGCTCATCACGCTGGGCAACCGGGGGTATCTCGGCCAATACCTCCACGATTGGTTCGGCATATCGCTGATCTTCTCCACCGCCGGCGCCACCGTGGCGGCCGCCGTGGTCAGCTTTCCCCTTACCGTCAACGCCATCCGCCTCGCCATCGGCGGCATCGACCAGGGCATCGAGACCGCGGCGCGCACCCTGGGCGCGACCAAGCTCGATGCCTTTTTTACGGTCACCCTGCCGCTGATGATGCCCGGCGTGCTGTCCGGCTGCCTCATCTCGCTGGCCTCGGCGCTGGGCGAATTCGGCGCCACCATCACCTTCGTCTCGAACGTCGAGGGGCAGACGCGGACCATTCCGCTGGCCATCTACAGCGCCACCCACATGCCGGACGGCGACGCCATGGCGCTGCGCCTCACGGTTGTGTCGGTGATCCTGGCCCTCGGCGCGCTCGTTCTCGCCGAGCTGGCGGACCGGCGCATCAAGCTGGCGCTGGGGCAGATATGA
- a CDS encoding molybdenum ABC transporter, periplasmic molybdate-binding protein (TIGRFAM: molybdenum ABC transporter, periplasmic molybdate-binding protein~PFAM: extracellular solute-binding protein family 1~KEGG: mag:amb2951 ABC-type molybdate transport system, periplasmic component), translating to MSSFILRRGLIVGLLLATAGLAPVRAEEPAKASATGAETTVTVFAAASLTNAFEDIAKAYAAKGEKAPVKFSFAASSALAKQLEAGAPANIFASADLKWMDYTDGKGLTLPATRATVLGNALVLVAPADKAKPVTITKGMDIDALLGANGRIATGLVDSVPVGVYAKTAFTNLGLWDKVAPRIVGSESVRAALALVERGEVPYGVVYATDAAVAKNVKVVAIFPADSHPPVEYPFALVKGQDTPAAKSFFAFLQGPEAKEIYKKYGFTVK from the coding sequence ATGTCCAGCTTCATACTGCGTCGTGGCCTCATCGTCGGCCTTCTGCTTGCCACCGCGGGCCTTGCTCCCGTCCGAGCCGAGGAGCCGGCCAAGGCGTCCGCCACCGGGGCTGAGACCACGGTGACCGTGTTCGCCGCCGCCAGCCTCACCAACGCCTTCGAGGACATTGCCAAGGCCTATGCCGCCAAGGGTGAGAAGGCGCCGGTGAAGTTCTCCTTCGCCGCCTCCTCCGCGCTGGCCAAGCAGTTGGAAGCCGGCGCGCCGGCCAACATCTTCGCCTCCGCCGACCTCAAGTGGATGGATTATACCGACGGCAAGGGCCTCACCCTGCCCGCCACCCGCGCCACCGTGCTCGGCAATGCCCTCGTGCTGGTCGCGCCCGCCGACAAGGCGAAGCCCGTGACCATCACCAAGGGCATGGACATCGACGCCCTGCTCGGCGCCAACGGTCGCATCGCCACCGGCCTCGTGGATAGCGTGCCCGTGGGCGTCTACGCCAAGACCGCCTTCACCAACCTCGGCCTGTGGGACAAGGTGGCTCCGCGCATCGTCGGGTCCGAGAGCGTGCGCGCGGCGCTCGCCCTGGTGGAACGGGGCGAGGTGCCCTACGGCGTCGTCTATGCGACCGACGCCGCTGTCGCCAAGAACGTGAAGGTGGTCGCCATCTTCCCGGCCGACAGCCACCCCCCGGTGGAATATCCCTTCGCCCTGGTGAAGGGCCAGGACACGCCCGCGGCCAAGTCCTTCTTCGCCTTCCTGCAGGGGCCGGAAGCCAAGGAGATCTACAAGAAATACGGCTTCACGGTGAAGTGA
- a CDS encoding SNARE associated Golgi protein (PFAM: SNARE associated Golgi protein~KEGG: yps:YPTB0253 hypothetical protein) gives MIDVQAIIAATTAFVQNNHALAAPIVFGLAFGESLALVSFFIPATVLLLAIGALIEASGLHFFPIWLAAATGAALGDAISYWFGFHYKERAKTFWPLSKRPDLVARAEDFFHRFGVWGVAIGRFFGPVRAVVPLVAGVLAMRQTHFQMANVASAAVWAFAMLAPGAAAFKLFGF, from the coding sequence ATGATCGACGTTCAGGCCATTATTGCTGCGACCACCGCGTTTGTTCAGAACAACCACGCTCTCGCTGCTCCGATCGTGTTCGGCCTCGCCTTTGGCGAATCGCTCGCCCTCGTATCCTTCTTCATTCCGGCGACCGTGCTTCTGCTCGCCATCGGCGCGCTGATCGAGGCGAGCGGGCTGCACTTCTTCCCCATCTGGCTGGCCGCCGCCACCGGCGCGGCGCTGGGGGACGCCATCTCCTACTGGTTCGGTTTCCACTACAAGGAGCGGGCGAAGACCTTCTGGCCGCTGTCGAAACGGCCCGACCTGGTGGCTCGCGCGGAGGACTTCTTCCATCGCTTCGGCGTCTGGGGCGTGGCCATCGGCCGCTTCTTCGGGCCCGTGCGCGCGGTGGTGCCGCTGGTGGCCGGCGTACTCGCCATGCGCCAGACCCATTTCCAGATGGCCAACGTCGCCAGCGCGGCGGTCTGGGCCTTCGCCATGCTTGCCCCTGGTGCGGCCGCCTTCAAGCTGTTCGGCTTCTGA
- a CDS encoding DEAD/DEAH box helicase domain protein (PFAM: helicase domain protein; DEAD/DEAH box helicase domain protein~SMART: DEAD-like helicases~KEGG: nwi:Nwi_0314 DEAD/DEAH box helicase): MIAFGHPRPRGMSNVPANRAAPLRAPVSFAYESQSLTSFSNLGLAEPIVRALTEAQHVTPTPIQAEAIPQILAGRDLIGIAQTGTGKTAAFALPILDRLVRHPHRPEPKSVRALVLSPTRELSGQIVENFEKFGRHANISVSLAIGGVPMGRQIRALSRGVDVLVATPGRLIDLVENHAVKLDQVEVLVLDEADQMLDMGFVHAIRAIVRRLPHKRHSLFFSATMPHAIAELAGSMLRDPVRVAVTPVAKTADRVEQRVILVDKANKGQLLAEVLSTEDIDRALVFSRTKHGADKVVRVLAKAGIAAEAIHGNKSQNQRDRVLAAFREGKIRTLIATDIAARGIDVTGVSHVINFDLPNVPESYVHRIGRTARAGREGIAISFCDHEERAFLRSIEKLIKMQLPSSDRRGAGTRFAVPELEPIILDERDETSERSDYIGRSGRQNPRGQRPRHGDERSGEGRSRAPRSEEGRPQAARAHQPRGEGRPAGGRPEGRPDAGGAQGAGHRAGQPARAEGRGQRTERGQRPAGDIGGLGFMQSVPNRGQRSDSRPGGAKRPVR; encoded by the coding sequence ATGATTGCCTTTGGACACCCCAGGCCACGCGGGATGTCGAATGTCCCCGCGAACCGCGCTGCGCCCCTGCGTGCGCCGGTGTCGTTCGCATATGAAAGTCAGAGCTTGACCTCTTTTTCGAACCTCGGCCTCGCCGAGCCTATCGTTCGCGCCCTTACTGAAGCGCAGCACGTCACTCCCACCCCCATCCAGGCCGAAGCCATCCCGCAGATTCTCGCGGGTCGCGATCTGATCGGCATCGCCCAGACCGGCACCGGCAAGACCGCCGCCTTCGCCCTTCCCATCCTGGACCGCCTGGTCCGTCATCCCCACCGCCCCGAGCCCAAGTCGGTGCGGGCCCTGGTGCTCTCTCCCACCCGTGAGCTGTCCGGCCAGATCGTCGAGAACTTCGAGAAGTTCGGCCGTCACGCCAACATCTCGGTGTCGCTCGCCATCGGTGGCGTGCCCATGGGCCGGCAGATCCGTGCGCTGTCCCGCGGCGTGGACGTGCTGGTCGCCACTCCCGGCCGCCTGATCGACCTCGTCGAGAACCATGCGGTGAAGCTCGACCAGGTCGAGGTTCTCGTCCTCGACGAAGCCGACCAGATGCTGGACATGGGCTTCGTGCATGCCATCCGCGCCATCGTGCGCCGGCTGCCGCACAAGCGCCATTCCCTGTTCTTCTCCGCCACCATGCCCCACGCCATCGCCGAGCTCGCGGGCTCCATGCTGCGGGATCCGGTGCGCGTCGCGGTGACTCCGGTCGCCAAGACCGCCGACCGGGTCGAGCAGCGCGTGATCCTGGTGGACAAGGCCAACAAGGGCCAGCTCCTCGCCGAGGTGCTCTCCACCGAGGACATCGACCGCGCCCTCGTCTTCTCCCGCACCAAGCACGGTGCGGACAAGGTGGTGCGCGTGCTCGCCAAGGCCGGCATCGCCGCCGAGGCGATCCACGGCAACAAGTCGCAGAACCAGCGCGACCGCGTGCTCGCGGCGTTCCGCGAAGGCAAGATCCGCACCCTCATCGCCACCGACATCGCCGCCCGCGGCATCGACGTGACCGGCGTGAGCCACGTCATCAACTTCGACCTGCCCAACGTGCCGGAGAGCTACGTCCACCGCATCGGCCGCACCGCACGCGCCGGCCGGGAAGGCATCGCCATCTCCTTCTGCGATCACGAGGAGCGCGCGTTCCTGCGGTCCATCGAGAAGCTCATCAAGATGCAGCTTCCCTCAAGCGACCGCCGTGGCGCGGGCACCCGCTTCGCGGTGCCGGAGCTTGAGCCCATCATCCTCGACGAGCGGGACGAGACCTCCGAGCGTTCGGACTATATCGGCCGCTCCGGCCGGCAGAACCCGCGCGGCCAGCGTCCCCGCCACGGTGACGAGCGGTCCGGCGAAGGCCGGTCGCGGGCGCCGCGTTCGGAAGAGGGCCGTCCTCAGGCGGCGCGTGCCCACCAGCCGCGCGGCGAGGGTCGTCCGGCCGGCGGTCGTCCGGAAGGGCGTCCCGATGCCGGTGGCGCCCAGGGCGCGGGCCATCGCGCCGGCCAGCCGGCCCGGGCCGAGGGTCGTGGCCAGCGGACCGAGCGGGGCCAGCGTCCCGCCGGCGACATCGGCGGCCTCGGCTTCATGCAGTCGGTGCCGAACCGCGGCCAGCGCTCGGACTCCCGTCCGGGCGGGGCCAAGCGGCCGGTGCGCTGA
- a CDS encoding translation initiation factor IF-1 (TIGRFAM: translation initiation factor IF-1~PFAM: RNA binding S1 domain protein; S1 IF1 family protein~KEGG: rpc:RPC_3704 translation initiation factor IF-1), with product MAKEELLEFEGTVTEVLPDGNFRVRLDNDHQILAYAAGKMKKNRIRTIEGDRVVVEMSPYDLDRGRINFRHKAEGNAPPPGARRQQNFRRR from the coding sequence ATGGCGAAGGAAGAACTGCTGGAGTTCGAAGGAACGGTGACCGAGGTGCTCCCGGACGGCAACTTCCGTGTGCGGCTCGATAACGATCATCAGATTCTGGCCTATGCGGCCGGCAAGATGAAGAAGAACCGCATCCGCACCATCGAGGGTGACCGCGTGGTGGTGGAGATGTCCCCTTACGACCTCGATCGCGGCCGCATCAACTTCCGCCACAAGGCCGAGGGCAACGCCCCGCCGCCCGGCGCCCGCCGCCAGCAGAATTTCCGCCGCCGCTGA
- a CDS encoding conserved hypothetical protein (KEGG: rso:RS01761 hypothetical protein), giving the protein MELRLAKAMMTAALAAFCLMVAYDNLADYETNYAFVRHVLSMDTTFPGNALMHRAITDERGWRMAYAAIIAGEATSGLFLALGAVAMLARLGAPPARFERAKRFVYLGGALAFLVWFFGFMVVAGEYFAMWQSKDWNGQAAAFRFSMTVLGVLILVALPDREIADTESPTPPG; this is encoded by the coding sequence ATGGAGCTGCGTCTGGCGAAGGCGATGATGACGGCCGCCCTGGCGGCCTTCTGCCTGATGGTCGCCTACGACAATCTCGCGGACTACGAGACCAATTACGCCTTCGTGCGCCATGTGCTGAGCATGGACACCACCTTTCCCGGCAATGCCCTGATGCATCGCGCCATCACCGACGAGCGGGGATGGCGCATGGCCTATGCCGCCATCATCGCAGGCGAGGCGACCAGCGGGCTGTTCCTCGCCCTCGGGGCCGTCGCCATGCTGGCGCGGCTAGGCGCACCCCCCGCCCGCTTCGAGCGCGCGAAGCGCTTCGTTTATCTGGGCGGCGCGCTGGCCTTCCTGGTCTGGTTCTTCGGCTTCATGGTGGTTGCTGGCGAGTATTTCGCCATGTGGCAGTCCAAGGACTGGAACGGACAGGCCGCGGCCTTCCGCTTCTCCATGACCGTCCTCGGAGTGCTGATCCTGGTGGCGCTGCCGGATCGCGAGATCGCGGACACCGAGTCCCCGACGCCACCGGGCTGA
- a CDS encoding conserved hypothetical protein (KEGG: bra:BRADO2941 hypothetical protein): protein MEKTELERVQRYLRTLFGNPQIKVTARTKKKDSAEVYLGEEFIGVLYRDDEDDDLSYNFQMAILDSDLE from the coding sequence TTGGAAAAAACCGAGCTCGAGCGCGTGCAGCGCTATTTGCGGACCCTGTTCGGCAACCCGCAGATCAAGGTGACTGCCCGCACGAAGAAGAAGGACTCGGCCGAGGTCTATCTGGGCGAGGAGTTCATCGGCGTCCTCTACCGGGACGACGAGGACGACGACCTCTCCTACAATTTCCAGATGGCCATCCTCGATTCCGACCTGGAGTGA